One stretch of Acanthochromis polyacanthus isolate Apoly-LR-REF ecotype Palm Island chromosome 16, KAUST_Apoly_ChrSc, whole genome shotgun sequence DNA includes these proteins:
- the cep41 gene encoding centrosomal protein of 41 kDa, protein MSLSRGIGSVEYMKKKIPTNAKYEHVKTKLDTGCSLTKLLEKQEEDKKYCRYRKDDIFKRLKVTTFAQLILQVASVSELSENGGESHGPEDGLSVVSDADLECLSDRTPSSPQMSPLSDHQDAGDTKEISSARSTLLSVISGVGELNVDRDNQTMVNESIPEATGRPYPDCPYLLLDVRDREQYDRCHIISAHSFPVAMLTRTMNPYTKEVLEYKNAAGKIIIVYDEDERIASQAANTMCQRGFENVFMLCGGLKIIAHKFPSGMTTGSIPTSCLPSTTSAKGRKCSAPQHPAQAAEKRWRFTSDELAKIQEQMEEILIPSNSNSRMSSRMSTSSSHSKASSRQSSGRGSSRVQSSRAWK, encoded by the exons ATGTCGCTGAGTCGGGGTATCGGCAGTGTCGAG TACATGAAAAAGAAGATACCGACAAACGCAAAGTATGAACACGTCAAAACTAAGCTGGACACAG GATGCAGTCTTACAAAGTTGTTGGAGAAACAGGAAGAGGATAAAAAAT ATTGCCGGTACCGAAAGGATGACATCTTTAAACGGCTAAAGGTGACAACATTTGCACAATTA ATACTTCAGGTAGCCTCTGTTTCAGAGCTGAGCGAGAATGGTGGCGAATCACATGGTCCAGAAG ATGGTCTGTCTGTGGTGTCTGATGCAGACCTGGAGTGTCTGTCTGATCGCACCCCCAGCTCCCCACAGATGTCGCCGCTGTCAGATCATCAGGATGCAGGAGACACCAAGGAAATCTCTTCTGCCAGGTCAACACTTCTGAG TGTCATCAGCGGTGTAGGCGAGCTGAACGTCGACAGGGACAATCAGACGATGGTGAATGAGTCCATCCCTGAGGCGACTGGCAGGCCCTACCCCGACTGCCCCTACCTGCTGCTGGACGTACGGGACCGTGAGCAGTACGACCGCTGCCACATCATCAGTG CGCATAGTTTTCCCGTCGCCATGTTGACTCGGACAATGAACCCCTACACCAAAGAAGTGCTGGAATAC AAAAATGCAGCGGGGAAGATCATCATCGTGTATGATGAGGATGAAAGGATAGCCAGTCAGGCAGCTAACACCATGTGCCAACGAGGATTTGAGAATGTGTTCATGCTCTGTGGAG GTCTTAAGATAATCGCTCATAAATTTCCCAGTGGAATGACAACGGGCTCCATCCCTACATCCTGCCTGCCCAGCACAACGTCAGCGAAGGGGAGGAAATGCTCTGCACCTCAACATCCAGCACAGGCAGCAGAGAAGAGGTGGCGGTTCACATCAGATGAGCTGGCCAAGATTCAGGAGCAGATGGAGGAAATACTCATCCCCAGTAACTCCAACA GTCGCATGAGCAGCCGGATGTCGACCAGCAGCTCGCACTCTAAAGCGTCCAGTCGTCAGAGTTCTGGGAGAGGCAGCAGCAGGGTTCAAAGCAGCAGAGCCTGGAAATAA
- the LOC110953031 gene encoding protein unc-93 homolog A isoform X2 has protein sequence MEACRVYSLNSEQGMGVASLSVIYASIIVSSMFLPPIMIKNLGCKWTIVVGMGCYVSYSFGNLYPGWYTLIPTSVILGLGGSPLWSAKCTYLTICGNVQAAKDGKKGSDVINQYFGIFFFIFQSSAVWGNLMSSLIFGQDNQIANIPEEQLLSCGAADCGLNISGNSTTIKPEQKLVWTLVGCYIGVGVLAMIIIAVFLDNVDRDQANQFRGNREPFCHTFLATFRLLKDWRLLTLIPLTMYSGFEQSFLSGEYTKNYVTCALGIHYVGFVMMCFGASNSICSFLFGRLAQYTGRATLFCLAAVANLSCVIALLFWRPHPDELPVFFVFPALWGMADAIWQTQTNALYGVLFPRDKEAAFANYRMWESLGFVIAFAYSTFLCLEYKLYILLAVLVLTVVTYPIVEYYEHKHPTKPIEQTTYQSQKETTKKDENTIVCQTQM, from the exons ATGGAGGCCTGCAGAGTTTACAG TCTGAATTCAGAGCAGGGGATGGGCGTGGCGTCTCTGAGCGTCATCTACGCCTCCATCATCGTCTCCTCCATGTTCCTGCCTCCCATCATGATCAAAAATCTGGGCTGTAAATGGACCATTGTTGTTGGCATGGGCTGCTACGTGTCCTACTCGTTTGGAAACCTCTACCCAGGATG GTACACCCTCATTCCTACATCAGTGATCCTGGGTTTGGGAGGCTCTCCTCTGTGGTCGGCTAAATGCACCTACCTCACCATCTGTGGGAACGTTCAGGCCGCCAAGGACGGCAAAAAGGGTTCTGATGTGATCAACCAATACTTCGGCatcttctttttcatctttcagTCCTCTGCTGTGTGGGGAAACCTCATGTCATCGCTCATCTTTGGACAGGACAACCAAATAG CTAACATCCcagaggagcagctgctgtCATGTGGAGCAGCTGACTGTGGCCTTAACATCTCTGGCAACAGCACCACCATCAAGCCTGAACAGAAACTCGTGTGGACGCTCGTCGGATGCTACATTG GTGTGGGTGTGCTGGCCATGATCATCATAGCCGTGTTTCTGGACAATGTTGACCGGGATCAGGCCAACCAGTTTCGTGGGAACAGAGAGCCGTTCTGTCACACATTTCTGGCCACATTCAGGCTCCTGAAGGACTGGAGGTTGTTGACACTCATCCCTCTCACCATGTACAGTGGCTTTGAGCAGAGCTTCCTTTCTGGGGAGTACACTAAG AACTATGTGACTTGTGCTTTGGGAATCCATTATGTTGGATTTGTGATGATGTGTTTCGGAGCATCCAACTCCAtttgttcttttctctttgGGAGACTTGCTCAATACACTGGGAGAGCTACACTCTTCTGTCTTG CTGCAGTTGCCAACCTTTCCTGTGTAATCGCTCTCTTGTTTTGGAGACCTCACCCTGACGAGCTGCcagtcttttttgtgtttcctgctcTGTGGGGTATGGCAGACGCTATCTGGCAAACTCAGACCAATG CTCTTTATGGCGTCCTCTTCCCGCGGGACAAAGAGGCTGCATTTGCCAACTACCGGATGTGGGAGTCGCTTGGTTTCGTGATCGCCTTCGCCTACAGCACCTTCCTGTGTCTGGAATACAAACTGTACATCCTGCTGGCTGTTCTAGTGCTGACGGTCGTCACTTACCCCATAGTGGAGTACTACGAACACAAGCATCCCACAAAGCCCATTGAACAGACGACCTACCAGAGTCAGAAAGAAACCACTAAAAAAGATGAGAACACGATCGTTTGTCAGACACAAATGTAA
- the LOC110953031 gene encoding protein unc-93 homolog A isoform X1: MISRNFKNVLVVSIGFLSLFTAYGGLQSLQSSLNSEQGMGVASLSVIYASIIVSSMFLPPIMIKNLGCKWTIVVGMGCYVSYSFGNLYPGWYTLIPTSVILGLGGSPLWSAKCTYLTICGNVQAAKDGKKGSDVINQYFGIFFFIFQSSAVWGNLMSSLIFGQDNQIANIPEEQLLSCGAADCGLNISGNSTTIKPEQKLVWTLVGCYIGVGVLAMIIIAVFLDNVDRDQANQFRGNREPFCHTFLATFRLLKDWRLLTLIPLTMYSGFEQSFLSGEYTKNYVTCALGIHYVGFVMMCFGASNSICSFLFGRLAQYTGRATLFCLAAVANLSCVIALLFWRPHPDELPVFFVFPALWGMADAIWQTQTNALYGVLFPRDKEAAFANYRMWESLGFVIAFAYSTFLCLEYKLYILLAVLVLTVVTYPIVEYYEHKHPTKPIEQTTYQSQKETTKKDENTIVCQTQM, translated from the exons ATGATCAGCCGCAACTTTAAGAACGTGTTGGTGGTCTCCATCGggtttctgtctctgttcacAGCATATGGAGGCCTGCAGAGTTTACAG AGCAGTCTGAATTCAGAGCAGGGGATGGGCGTGGCGTCTCTGAGCGTCATCTACGCCTCCATCATCGTCTCCTCCATGTTCCTGCCTCCCATCATGATCAAAAATCTGGGCTGTAAATGGACCATTGTTGTTGGCATGGGCTGCTACGTGTCCTACTCGTTTGGAAACCTCTACCCAGGATG GTACACCCTCATTCCTACATCAGTGATCCTGGGTTTGGGAGGCTCTCCTCTGTGGTCGGCTAAATGCACCTACCTCACCATCTGTGGGAACGTTCAGGCCGCCAAGGACGGCAAAAAGGGTTCTGATGTGATCAACCAATACTTCGGCatcttctttttcatctttcagTCCTCTGCTGTGTGGGGAAACCTCATGTCATCGCTCATCTTTGGACAGGACAACCAAATAG CTAACATCCcagaggagcagctgctgtCATGTGGAGCAGCTGACTGTGGCCTTAACATCTCTGGCAACAGCACCACCATCAAGCCTGAACAGAAACTCGTGTGGACGCTCGTCGGATGCTACATTG GTGTGGGTGTGCTGGCCATGATCATCATAGCCGTGTTTCTGGACAATGTTGACCGGGATCAGGCCAACCAGTTTCGTGGGAACAGAGAGCCGTTCTGTCACACATTTCTGGCCACATTCAGGCTCCTGAAGGACTGGAGGTTGTTGACACTCATCCCTCTCACCATGTACAGTGGCTTTGAGCAGAGCTTCCTTTCTGGGGAGTACACTAAG AACTATGTGACTTGTGCTTTGGGAATCCATTATGTTGGATTTGTGATGATGTGTTTCGGAGCATCCAACTCCAtttgttcttttctctttgGGAGACTTGCTCAATACACTGGGAGAGCTACACTCTTCTGTCTTG CTGCAGTTGCCAACCTTTCCTGTGTAATCGCTCTCTTGTTTTGGAGACCTCACCCTGACGAGCTGCcagtcttttttgtgtttcctgctcTGTGGGGTATGGCAGACGCTATCTGGCAAACTCAGACCAATG CTCTTTATGGCGTCCTCTTCCCGCGGGACAAAGAGGCTGCATTTGCCAACTACCGGATGTGGGAGTCGCTTGGTTTCGTGATCGCCTTCGCCTACAGCACCTTCCTGTGTCTGGAATACAAACTGTACATCCTGCTGGCTGTTCTAGTGCTGACGGTCGTCACTTACCCCATAGTGGAGTACTACGAACACAAGCATCCCACAAAGCCCATTGAACAGACGACCTACCAGAGTCAGAAAGAAACCACTAAAAAAGATGAGAACACGATCGTTTGTCAGACACAAATGTAA